One region of Etheostoma spectabile isolate EspeVRDwgs_2016 chromosome 21, UIUC_Espe_1.0, whole genome shotgun sequence genomic DNA includes:
- the cd79b gene encoding uncharacterized protein cd79b isoform X1, protein MGWLLAGCCGLALLNISVALNPAMRITQRPRFYGVKPRRNVGIHCLSSKKVPHARVQWYKADKYDSRKKEIKAGERFVFHSSNLTQNVLLFIHRLQIDDAGVYFCKLNDTWGAGTAVQVAKPLDLSQALYRSKMKDALIVLQGLVLVVFIASLLLRKQHLQLEKRDIIYEEPETDHIYEGLAIETCGGDLYEDLCVYAQPEGAEAPWE, encoded by the exons ATGGGCTGGTTGCTGGCTGGATGCTGTGGGCTTGCTTTGCTCAATATCTCAG TGGCCCTAAACCCCGCCATGAGGATTACCCAGAGGCCCCGGTTCTATGGTGTGAAGCCCAGACGCAATGTGGGCATTCACTGTCTGTCCTCCAAGAAAGTCCCACATGCCAGAGTGCAGTGGTACAAGGCCGATAAGTACGACTCTcgtaaaaaggaaataaaggcAGGAGAAAGGTTTGTCTTTCACAGCAGCAATCTGACCCAAAACGTTCTTCTCTTCATCCATCGTTTACAAATCGATGACGCTGGAGTGTACTTCTGCAAGTTAAACGACACATGGGGAGCTGGGACTGCAGTTCAAGTTGCCA AACCCCTTGACCTTTCCCAGGCACTGTACAGGAGCAAGATGAAGGATGCTCTCATCGTCCTCCAGGGCCTGGTGTTGGTTGTGTTCATCGCTTCTTTACTGCTACGCAAACAACACCTG CAGTTGGAAAAGAGGGACATCATATATGAGGAGCCTGAAACTGATCACATCTATGAG GGTTTGGCGATTGAGACGTGTGGAGGAGATCTGTACGAGGATCTCTGTGTGTACGcccagcctgaaggagctgagGCCCCATGGGAGTGA
- the cd79b gene encoding uncharacterized protein cd79b isoform X2 → MGWLLAGCCGLALLNISVALNPAMRITQRPRFYGVKPRRNVGIHCLSSKKVPHARVQWYKADKYDSRKKEIKAGERFVFHSSNLTQNVLLFIHRLQIDDAGVYFCKLNDTWGAGTAVQVAKPLDLSQALYRSKMKDALIVLQGLVLVVFIASLLLRKQHLLEKRDIIYEEPETDHIYEGLAIETCGGDLYEDLCVYAQPEGAEAPWE, encoded by the exons ATGGGCTGGTTGCTGGCTGGATGCTGTGGGCTTGCTTTGCTCAATATCTCAG TGGCCCTAAACCCCGCCATGAGGATTACCCAGAGGCCCCGGTTCTATGGTGTGAAGCCCAGACGCAATGTGGGCATTCACTGTCTGTCCTCCAAGAAAGTCCCACATGCCAGAGTGCAGTGGTACAAGGCCGATAAGTACGACTCTcgtaaaaaggaaataaaggcAGGAGAAAGGTTTGTCTTTCACAGCAGCAATCTGACCCAAAACGTTCTTCTCTTCATCCATCGTTTACAAATCGATGACGCTGGAGTGTACTTCTGCAAGTTAAACGACACATGGGGAGCTGGGACTGCAGTTCAAGTTGCCA AACCCCTTGACCTTTCCCAGGCACTGTACAGGAGCAAGATGAAGGATGCTCTCATCGTCCTCCAGGGCCTGGTGTTGGTTGTGTTCATCGCTTCTTTACTGCTACGCAAACAACACCTG TTGGAAAAGAGGGACATCATATATGAGGAGCCTGAAACTGATCACATCTATGAG GGTTTGGCGATTGAGACGTGTGGAGGAGATCTGTACGAGGATCTCTGTGTGTACGcccagcctgaaggagctgagGCCCCATGGGAGTGA